TGCGCCGCATCGGCGCCGCGCCCACCCAACCGGTCCCGCGGAACTGGCTGCACGACTTCGTCGCCCGCTGAGCGGACCATCCTCGCTGCCGCGATGCCGCCGGTCCGCTTCCGGTTCGTTTTCCGGTACGACCCGCGGCACCGTGGCAGTCGGCCCGCGAGGCCCGGCCCCCGCACGACCGCTGCGCGTGTCGTGCGGGCCCGCTCCCCCGCACGGCGGCAACCGGTCAGGCGGCGAAGGTCTGCGGCAGGACCCCGGTGTCCCAGAGCCGGTCCAGGTGGGCGAGGAAGCCGGTCAGGCTGCGCTCCAGCTCGCGGCGTTCGGCGGCGGGCAGGGCGGCCAGCGGGTCGGCGAAGATCAGGCCCTCCGGGTGCCTGGCCCGGGTGCCGACGAACTTGCCGCAGGCGGTGCACCAGACGTAGCTGACCAGGGTGGGGCGTCGCGCGGTGGCCGGCGCGGTGAAGTACGCGCGCAGCCGCCGCTCCCCGCAGGCCGGGCAGTCCCGCTCGCCGGGCGCGGCGAAGAAGCTCTCGCCGCGGGTCAGGGCCGCCACCTCGTCCGCGCTGAAGGTGTCCCAGGAGGTCACGAGCGGCCGCCCGCCGCGCCGCCGGAGCCGGGCCGGGCGGTCACTTCGAGGCGTCCAGGGCGCGGGTGACGTCCTCGACCAGGTCCGCGGTGTCCTCGATGCCGCAGGAGAAGCGGACGAAGCCCGGGGCGGTGTCGTCGCCGAACTGGGCCCGCCGGTCGGCGGTGGTGTGCACGCCGCCGAACGAGGTGGCGGCGAACACCAGTTTCGCCGTCGCCAGGAAACGGGCCACCCGCTCGGCGCTGCCCAGGTCGAACGCGACGATGCCGGGGATGCGGCGCATCTGCCTGCTCGCGACCGGATAGGACGGGTCGGTGGGCAGCCCCGGCCAGCGCAGGCCGGTCACGTCGGGACGGCCGGCCAGCAGCTCGGCGAGGGCCGCCGCGTTCTGGGTCTGCCGGGCGAGCCGCAGGTCCATGGTGGCCATCGAGCGGTGCGCCAGCCAGCAGTCGAACGCGCCGGGCACGCCGCCGGTCAGCTTCCGCCAGTTCTCGATCCTGTCGAGAAGCTCGGGATCGCGGGCCGCCACGTAGCCGAGCAGCAGGTCGGAGTGCCCGGTCAGGGCCTTGGTCCCGGACGCCACGACCAGGTCGGCGCCGAGGGCGAGCGGGTTCTGCCCGAGCGGGGTGGCAGCGGTGTTGTCGACGGCCAGCAGCGCGCCGGCGGCGTGCGCGGCCGCCGCCAGGGCGGCGATGTCGGCCACGTCCAGGCCGGGGTTGGCCGGGGTCTCCAGCATCACCAGCCGCAGCCCGGTGAGGTCCGGGTACGGCCCGGCGGTGGGTACCAGGACGCTCTCCACGCCGAGGTCGGCCAGGGCGCCGCGGGCGAACGCGCGTACCGGGAAATAGCCGTCACCGGGGAGCGCCACCCGATCCCCGGCCTTGACCAGCGCGAGCAGCATCGCGCTGATGGCCGCCTGCCCGCTGGCGAAGGCCAGCGCGGGCCCACCCTCCAGCTCGCCGATCGCGGCCTCCAGGGCTTCCCGGGTGGGCTGCTCGGTGCGGGCGTAACCATGGGTGCCGGGCCCGGTCACCGGGTCCAGGTGGTAGGGCGCGGCGAAGACCGGCCCGGGCAGGAACGGCTGCCCGACCTCGGGCTCCGGCAGGCCGGCGTGAACGGATCGGGTCCCGTCGGAATAGCTCACTCGGGTTTCATCTCTCGTGTCATCAGCAGTTTCACCGCGACTCGCGGGTCGGCGCCCTCGTGGCACACCTTCTCCACCTGCTCGACGATCGGCATCTCGACGCCGTGCGCGCGGGCCAGGTCGCGGATGGACAGGCAGCTCTTCACACCCTCGGCGGTCTGCCGGGTCGCCGCCTGGGCCTGCTCCAGGCTCTCGCCGCGACCCAGGTGCTCGCCGAAGGTGCGGTTGCGGGACAGCCGGGAGGAGCAGGAGGCCACCAGGTCGCCGAGACCGGCCAGGCCGGCGAAGGTCAGCGGGTCGGCGCCGAGCGCCACCCCGAGCCGGGACGTCTCGGCCAGGCCGCGGGTGATCAGCGAGGCCTTGGTGTTGTCGCCGAGGCCGATCGCCGAGGCCATCCCGTAGGCCAGGGCGATCACGTTCTTCACCGCGCCGCCGAGTTCGCAGCCGAGCACGTCGTCGCTGGTGTAGGGGCGGAAATAGGGGGTGGCCAGGGCGTGCTGGACCTGCCGGGCGCGGTCCTCGTCGGTGCACGCCACCACGGTCGCGGTGGGCTGGTCGGCGGCGATCTCCGGAGCCAGGTTGGGCCCGGAGACGACCACCACCCGCTCCGGGGCGACACCGGCGGTCTCCACGATCACCTCGCTCATCCGCTTCAGCGTGCCGAGCTCGATGCCCTTCATCAGGGAGACCACCGTGGCGTCGCGCGGGAAGAAGCCGGACCAGTCGGCCAGGTTGCCGCGCAGCGTCTGGGACGGCACCGCGATCGCGATCAGCTCGGCGCCGTCGACCGCCTCGGCCAGGTCGGTGGTCGCGGTGACCAGTTTCGACAGCCGGACGCCGGGCAGCGAGCCCTCGTTGCCGTGCTGGTCGCGGATCTCCGCGGCGACCGTCTCCCGGCGCGCCCGGATGGTCACCTCCGAGCCCGCGTCGCCGAGCACCTTGGCGAACGCGGTACCCCAGGCGCCGGATCCGATGACGGCCGCTTTCATGACGCGTCCTCCGAGGTCGAGGCCCGCCGGGCGGGCCAGTCGTAGAGCGCCGGCGGTTCGCCGTCGCGGATCGTGCCGAGCAGGTCACGGATGGCCAGCATGATCTGCTCGGTCATGTCGTCGAGCACCTGGCGGGTCGGCTCGGCGCCGGCCCAGCGGCTCAGGTCGACCGGATCGCCGGTGGTGACGGTGACCGCCGCCCGGGTCGCCTTGAGCCGGTTGGTCCGCGGGTCGAAGACCGTCTGCGCGCCCCAGTTCGCGATCGGGATCACCGGGGCGCCGGTGAGCAGGGCCAGCCGGGCCGCGCCGGTCTTGCCACGCATCGGCCACAGGTCGGGGCTGCGGGTGGTGGTGCCCTCCGGGTAGATCACCACGGCGCCGCCCTCCCGCAGGGCCTGGACCAGGGTCTCCAGCGATTTCACCGCCTCGACGCTGCCCCGTTCGACGGGGACCTGCTTGGTCCTGACCAACAGGGGCCCGATGATCGGCACCCGCCAGATGCTGGCCTTGCCGAGGAACCGGGGCCAGCGGCCGGCCTTGTAGATGTAGTGCGCCACGACCAGCGGGTCGAAGTGCGACACGTGGTTGGGGACGAGGATCACACCACCCGACTGCGGGAGCTTCTCCATCCCGAGCCAGGTCCGCTTCGTCCAGCAGGTCATGACGGGGACCACCAGCATCACCGCGAAACGCTGCCAGAACCCGAGCCTGTGCTGCGCCACGGCATCCCCCGTCCCTCGATCGGCGACCATGTCGCCGGTGCACCTGCGACGAAATCATGCCCCCTCCCAGCCCGCCGTACCAGGTAGGGGTATTTCCAGTGGTACCGCGAACCGCCGGAGCGGGGCGGGCCCGGGTGTGCGGCAGACTTGCGGGGTGGCAGTGCGGAATTGGATGACGGTTATCCCGGTCAAGCGGCTGGACGCGGCAAAGAGCCGGCTGCGCGGCGCGGTGGCGCGGGACAGGCATCCGGAGCTCGTGCTGGCCATGGTGTGCGACACCGCCGCCGCCGTGCTGAACGCCAGCACGGTGGCCGGGCTGATCGTGGTCACCGACGACCCGGTGGTGGCCGGGGCCGTACGCGACCTGGGTGCCAAGGTGGCGCCGGACCCGGGCGCCGGGCTGAACGCGGCGCTGCGGTCCGGCGCCGAGGAGATCGCCGGGCTCGGCACGCATCGCGCGGTGCTCACCGGTGACCTGCCGGCCCTGCGGTCCGGGCAGCTGGACGCGGCCCTCGCCGCGGTGTCCGGGCGGGGCTTCGTGCCGGACGCCGCCGGGACCGGCACCGTGCTGCTGGCCGCGGCGCCCCGGGTGCCGCTCGACCCGCGGTTCGGCCCCGGCTCGGCGGCCGCCCACCTGGCCTCCGGCGCGGCCCCGCTGACCGGTGACTGGCCGGGCCTGCGGCAGGACGTGGACACCGCCGCCGACCTGGACGTCGTGCTCCGCCTGGGCGCGGGTGACCGGACGCACACCCTGCTGCGTGATGTCGGACTCAGCCAGGCGTGCACACCGGCCGGCTGCGCCAGGTAGCGTCTCTGGCATGCAGGGCACCATCGCCACCTTCGACCCCGGCACCCGCAGTGGCACGCTGCTCCTCGACGATGGCTCTGAGCTGGCCTTCGGGGCGGACGCGTTCGCCCGCTCCGGGCTGCGGCTGCTCCGGCTGGGTCAGCGGGTCTCGATCGAGGCCGAACCCGGCGGCGAGGTTCACCGCGTGGTAATTCCTGGAATCGCCTAAGTTGATCATTGGGTAGTTCGTTTCACGTTCCGCTCGAAGCGGCAATGATGGACCCATGCACACCCCGCCCCGGACCCCCGAGACCCGCCGGCGTGGCCCGAACGGCCGCTTTCTCCCGCAGACGCCCGCCGACGTCGTCGCTGTAACTGAACCGGTCAAGCCTGTGGTGGAGGATGCGGTGCCGAAATCGAAGCCGGTGGCCCTGCCGGTCGAGCCCCGACCCGTCTTCGAGGAGGATCCGGACCAGGGCTACTACCTCCCCGACGACCGCTTCGCGAACCGCGAGCTGTCCTGGCTCGATTTCAACGCGCGGGTGCTGGCGCTCGCCGAGGATCCGGGCACCCCGCTGCTGGAACGGGCGAAATTCCTGGCGATCTTCGCGAGCAATCTGGACGAGTTCTACATGGTCCGGGTCGCCGGGCTGAAACGCCGGTTGAGCGCCGGCCTGCCGGTGCGCGGCGGTGACCGTTCCCCGCTGCGGCAGCAGATCGAGATGATCACCGAGCGCACCGCCGACCTGGTGACCCGGCACGCCGCCTGCTTCGCCGACGAGGTCCGGCCGAAACTGGCCGCCGAGGGCATCGAGCTGGTCAGCTGGAAGGAGCTGGACGAGCCGGAGCGGGGCCGGCTGCGCGGCTTCTTCCGGGAGCAGGTCTTCCCGGTGCTCACCCCGCTGGCGGTGGACCCGGCCCACCCGTTCCCGTACATCTCGAGTCGCTCGCTCAACCTGGCGGTGGCGCTGCGCTACCCGGACGGCGACAACCCGGAGCTGTTCGCCCGGATCAAGGTGCCGAACAACGTGCCCCGCTTCGTGACGGTGCAGAACGACAGCCGCGGGGTCCGGTTCCTGCCCATCGAGGACCTGATCGCGAACCACCTGGACCAGCTGTTCCCGGGCATGCAGATCCTGGAGACGCACGCGTTCCGGGTGACCCGCAACGCCGAGCTGGAGGTCGACGAGGACCGCGACGAGGACCTGCTGCAGGCGCTGGAGCGGGAGCTGGCCCAGCGCCGGTTCGGCCCGCCGGTCCGGCTCGAGGTGGCCGCCTCGATCAGCGACCACGTGCTCGACCTGCTGGTCCGCGAGCTCGACATGGACAGCCACGACGTGCTGCGGGTGCCCGGCGTGCTCGACCTGTCGGCGCTCTGGCAGGTCTTCGGCGAGTGCGACAGGGACGACCTCAAGGACCGCCCTTTCGTCCCGGCGACCCACCCGCAGCTGGCCGACGGGGAGGTGCCGCGGAGCGTGTTCAATCGGCTGCGCGAGTCGGACATCCTGGTGCACCACCCCTACCACTCCTTCTCGACCAGCGTGCAGCGCTTCATCGAGCAGGCGGCCGCCGACCCGAACGTGCTGGCCATCAAGCAGACCCTCTACCGCACCTCGGGTGACTCGCCGATCGTCGACGCGCTGGTGGACGCCGCCGCGGCCGGCAAGCAGGTGGTGGTGCTGGTCGAGGTGAAAGCCCGGTTCGACGAGGTGGCCAACATCGCCTGGGCTCGCACCCTGGAGCGGGCCGGCTGCCACGTGGTCTACGGCCTGGTCGGGCTCAAGACGCACTGCAAGACCGCGCTGGTGGTCCGGCAGGAGGGCAACCAGCTGCGGCGGTACTGCCACATCGGCACCGGCAACTACCACCCGAAGACCGCCCGGCTCTACGAGGACTTCGGCATGCTGACCGCCGACCCCGAGGTGGGCGCGGACGTCACCGACCTGTTCAACGTGCTCACCGGGTACAGCCGGCAGACCACCTTCCGGCGGCTGCTGGTCGCCCCGCACGGGGTGCGCCGCGGCCTGCTGGACCGGCTGGCGGAGCAGGCCAAGATCGCCCGGGCCGGCGGCGACGCGCTGGTCCAGATCAAGGTGAACTCGATGGTCGACGAGGAGACCGCCGACGCGTTGTACCGCGCCTCGCAGGACGGCGTGAAGATCGACCTGGTGATCCGCGGGATGTGCACGCTGCGCCCGGGCGTCCCCGGCCTGTCGGAGAACATCCGGGTCCGCTCGATCGTCGGCCGGTTCCTGGAGCACTCCCGGGTCTTCCGGTTCGGCAGCGGTGACGACGCGGAGTACTGGATCGGCTCGGCCGACCTGATGCACCGCAACCTGGACCGCCGGGTGGAGGCGCTGGTCAAGGTGACCATGCCGTCCGCCCGCGAGGAGTTGCGCAACGTGCTGGAGCTGTCGATGGCCGAGGGCACCGAGGCTTGGGACCTGGGTGGCGACGGCGTCTGGCGGCGCAACACCGGCGAGCCGACCGGCAAGCAGGTGCATCTCCAGGAGGCCCTGCTGCGGCGGGTCATCAAGGCCGGCTGATGCCGGCTCCGGCACACGCCGCGGGCGGCGTCCTCTACCGCCCGGGCCCGGACGGCGCACCCGAGGTGTGCCTGGTGCATCGCCCGCGGTACGACGACTGGAGCCTGCCCAAGGGCACCGTCAAGCGCGGCGAGCCGGCCCTGGCCGCGGCGATCCGCGAGGTGGCCGAGGAGACCGGCGCGCAGGGCATCCCGGAGTTCGGCCTGCCCGAGGTGGCCTACCGGCTGCCCGACGGCCGGCCGAAGACCGTGCGGTTCTGGCTGATGCGGGCCGCCACCGGCGGCCCGGTCCGGGACACCGGCGAGGTCGACAAGCTGACCTGGCTGCCGGTGCCGGAGGCCGCCGAGCGGCTGACCTATCCGGACGAGCGCCCGCTGCTCGACCTGGTGGCCGGCCTGCCGCCGATCACCTCGGTGGTGGCGCTGGTCCGGCACGCGCACGCCGGCGAGCGGAAACACTGGTCCGGCCCGGACTCACTGCGCCCGATCAGCGCGAAGGGGCAGCGGCAGGCCGGCCGGGTCGCCGAGCGCCTGGCCACCTTCCGGCCGCAGCGGATGGTCGCGGCCACCCCGTTGCGCTGCTCGCAGACCCTGCAGCCGCTGGTCGCGGCGACCGGGCTGCCGCTGGTGGTGGACGCCGCGTTCGCCGAGCCGGACGAGCCGTCCGAGCTGCCGGCCACACTGCGGGCCGCCCGGGAGCGGCTGGCCGAGCTGCGGGCCGCCGGGCGGGTGGTGGTGTGCAGTCAGGGCAAGGTGATGCCGCCGCTGCTGGCGCAGCTCACCGGGGCGGCGGACGCCGAGCCGTACCGGACGCGCAAGGGTGACGGCTGGCTGCTCACCTGGTCCGGCGCGACGCTACTAGGGGCCTCGCGCTGGTGACCGGCTCGATCCGCCAGTGCCCGACCAGGTCGCCGGTGAGCCAGCGGGCCCGCCACAGCTCGTCGCGGCGGGGCTCCCAGTCGCGGTAGGGCAGGAGCGCCAGCCGCCAGCTCAGCACCCCGGCCAGGTACCAGCCGTACAGCGGGACGGCGCCGGCCAGGCCATCCCGGACGCGATAGGAGGTTCCGGGGGCGTACCCGGCCACCGCCAGGCCGCACCAGCCGCAGGTGACCAGCCAGTCCAGCGCCGGCCAGCCGGTGGCCTGCTCGGCCAGGTCGCCGAGCGTCCACCCGGGCACGACAGCCAGCGCGAACAGGCCCGCGGCCAGGCTCGCGCGGGCCGTCAAACCTCTCGGTCTGCGTTCCATGCCCGGACGGTAGGCCCGGGGCTCGGTCTGCTCGCGGCAAACGAAAAGGCGTCCACCGTACGGTGGACGCCCCTGTCGCCGTCGTGAGCTCAGCGTGCCTTGCGGTTGGCCGCCGCCTTGGCCGTCGCGGCGCCCTTGGCCCGGGCCGGAGCCGCGGCCGGGGTGGCGGTCTTGCGCGCCGTGGTCTTCTTGGCCGCGGCGGTCTTGGTCGTCGCCTTCTTGGCCGGCGCGGTCTTCGCCGCCGTCTTCTTCGCCGTCGCCGCCTTCGTCGCCGGCGCGGTCTTCGCCGCCGTCTTCTTCGCGGTAGCGGCCTTGGTCGCGGCCTTCGTGGCGGTCGCGGCCTTGGTGCCGGTCGCGGCCTTGGTGGCGGTCGTGGCCTTGGTCGCCGGCGCGGTCTTCGCCGCCGTGGCCTTCTTGGTCGCGGCCGTCGTCGCGGTCTTCTTCGCCGTGGCGGTGGCCTTGGTGGCTGTCGCCTTGGCCGCCGTCTTGGTGGCCGTCGTCTTCTTCGCCGGCGCCGCCTTGGTCACCGCGGTCTTGGCGACAGCGGTCTTCTTGGCGCCGGCCGCCTTCGCCGGTTTCCCGCTGGCGACCAGTTCCCGGAAGGTGTTTCCGGGCCGGAATGCGGCGACTGACGTCTTCTTCACCTTCACCGGCTCGCCGGTTCGCGGATTCCGCGCTGTTCGCGCATTGCGCGACCGCTTCTCCCACGATCCGAAGCCGGTGAGGGACACCTTGTCACCCTTGGCGACGGCGTTCTGCACCTCACTGATGAACGCGTCCAGCGCAATCGTCGCCGTCTTCTTGTCGCCCAGCTTGACGGCGAGCGCCTCAATGAGCTCGGCCTTGTTCACGGTTTCCTCCCGGACGTGAGAACTGGCCCGTCGCAGGCCATTCTGCGCGCACGGTATGCCCTCTGACCTGGAGACACAAACATTCGGGGCAAAAATCCGTTGTGTCCCAACGAAATTCGCCCCCATCGGCGACACCGACGGGGGCGAATTCCTGACCTCGAGTTAAAGAGTGACCACCGGCTTGAAAGCCGGACGACCCTTCTCGTACGCGCTAATCGCGTCCTCGTGGCGCAACGTCAGTCCGATGTCGTCGAGCCCCTCCATGAGGCGCCAACGGCTGAAATCGTCGATCGGGAACGAGTACGCCGCGTCGTCCACCCGGACCACCCGGTCGGCCAGGTCGACGGTGATCTGCTTCTCCGGCTCGCTCTCGGCGAGATCCCAGAGGCTCTCCACCACCTTCTGGTCGAGCTGGACCGGCAGCAGGCCCTCCTTGAGCGCGTTGCCCCGGAAGATGTCGCCGAACCGGGCCGCGATCACCGCCTTGAAGCCCCAGTCGCGCAGCGCCCAGACGGCGTGCTGGCGGGACGAGCCGGTGCCGAAGTTCGGCCCGGCCACCAGGATGGTGGCGCCGGCGTGCGCCGGGTTGTGCAGCACGAAATCCGGGTCCTCGCGCCAGGCGCTGAAGAGACCGTCCTCGAAGCCGGTGCGGGTGACCCGCTTCAGGTAGACCGCCGGGATGATCTGGTCGGTGTCCACATCGGAACGGCGGAGCGGCATGACCTTGCCGCTGTGCGTGACGAACTTGTCCATGAGTTGATAT
This window of the Actinoplanes oblitus genome carries:
- a CDS encoding cystathionine gamma-lyase is translated as MSYSDGTRSVHAGLPEPEVGQPFLPGPVFAAPYHLDPVTGPGTHGYARTEQPTREALEAAIGELEGGPALAFASGQAAISAMLLALVKAGDRVALPGDGYFPVRAFARGALADLGVESVLVPTAGPYPDLTGLRLVMLETPANPGLDVADIAALAAAAHAAGALLAVDNTAATPLGQNPLALGADLVVASGTKALTGHSDLLLGYVAARDPELLDRIENWRKLTGGVPGAFDCWLAHRSMATMDLRLARQTQNAAALAELLAGRPDVTGLRWPGLPTDPSYPVASRQMRRIPGIVAFDLGSAERVARFLATAKLVFAATSFGGVHTTADRRAQFGDDTAPGFVRFSCGIEDTADLVEDVTRALDASK
- a CDS encoding NAD(P)H-dependent glycerol-3-phosphate dehydrogenase, which translates into the protein MKAAVIGSGAWGTAFAKVLGDAGSEVTIRARRETVAAEIRDQHGNEGSLPGVRLSKLVTATTDLAEAVDGAELIAIAVPSQTLRGNLADWSGFFPRDATVVSLMKGIELGTLKRMSEVIVETAGVAPERVVVVSGPNLAPEIAADQPTATVVACTDEDRARQVQHALATPYFRPYTSDDVLGCELGGAVKNVIALAYGMASAIGLGDNTKASLITRGLAETSRLGVALGADPLTFAGLAGLGDLVASCSSRLSRNRTFGEHLGRGESLEQAQAATRQTAEGVKSCLSIRDLARAHGVEMPIVEQVEKVCHEGADPRVAVKLLMTREMKPE
- a CDS encoding lysophospholipid acyltransferase family protein, translating into MAQHRLGFWQRFAVMLVVPVMTCWTKRTWLGMEKLPQSGGVILVPNHVSHFDPLVVAHYIYKAGRWPRFLGKASIWRVPIIGPLLVRTKQVPVERGSVEAVKSLETLVQALREGGAVVIYPEGTTTRSPDLWPMRGKTGAARLALLTGAPVIPIANWGAQTVFDPRTNRLKATRAAVTVTTGDPVDLSRWAGAEPTRQVLDDMTEQIMLAIRDLLGTIRDGEPPALYDWPARRASTSEDAS
- the cofC gene encoding 2-phospho-L-lactate guanylyltransferase, which encodes MTVIPVKRLDAAKSRLRGAVARDRHPELVLAMVCDTAAAVLNASTVAGLIVVTDDPVVAGAVRDLGAKVAPDPGAGLNAALRSGAEEIAGLGTHRAVLTGDLPALRSGQLDAALAAVSGRGFVPDAAGTGTVLLAAAPRVPLDPRFGPGSAAAHLASGAAPLTGDWPGLRQDVDTAADLDVVLRLGAGDRTHTLLRDVGLSQACTPAGCAR
- a CDS encoding cold-shock protein, which translates into the protein MQGTIATFDPGTRSGTLLLDDGSELAFGADAFARSGLRLLRLGQRVSIEAEPGGEVHRVVIPGIA
- a CDS encoding RNA degradosome polyphosphate kinase, translated to MHTPPRTPETRRRGPNGRFLPQTPADVVAVTEPVKPVVEDAVPKSKPVALPVEPRPVFEEDPDQGYYLPDDRFANRELSWLDFNARVLALAEDPGTPLLERAKFLAIFASNLDEFYMVRVAGLKRRLSAGLPVRGGDRSPLRQQIEMITERTADLVTRHAACFADEVRPKLAAEGIELVSWKELDEPERGRLRGFFREQVFPVLTPLAVDPAHPFPYISSRSLNLAVALRYPDGDNPELFARIKVPNNVPRFVTVQNDSRGVRFLPIEDLIANHLDQLFPGMQILETHAFRVTRNAELEVDEDRDEDLLQALERELAQRRFGPPVRLEVAASISDHVLDLLVRELDMDSHDVLRVPGVLDLSALWQVFGECDRDDLKDRPFVPATHPQLADGEVPRSVFNRLRESDILVHHPYHSFSTSVQRFIEQAAADPNVLAIKQTLYRTSGDSPIVDALVDAAAAGKQVVVLVEVKARFDEVANIAWARTLERAGCHVVYGLVGLKTHCKTALVVRQEGNQLRRYCHIGTGNYHPKTARLYEDFGMLTADPEVGADVTDLFNVLTGYSRQTTFRRLLVAPHGVRRGLLDRLAEQAKIARAGGDALVQIKVNSMVDEETADALYRASQDGVKIDLVIRGMCTLRPGVPGLSENIRVRSIVGRFLEHSRVFRFGSGDDAEYWIGSADLMHRNLDRRVEALVKVTMPSAREELRNVLELSMAEGTEAWDLGGDGVWRRNTGEPTGKQVHLQEALLRRVIKAG
- a CDS encoding NUDIX hydrolase, translating into MPAPAHAAGGVLYRPGPDGAPEVCLVHRPRYDDWSLPKGTVKRGEPALAAAIREVAEETGAQGIPEFGLPEVAYRLPDGRPKTVRFWLMRAATGGPVRDTGEVDKLTWLPVPEAAERLTYPDERPLLDLVAGLPPITSVVALVRHAHAGERKHWSGPDSLRPISAKGQRQAGRVAERLATFRPQRMVAATPLRCSQTLQPLVAATGLPLVVDAAFAEPDEPSELPATLRAARERLAELRAAGRVVVCSQGKVMPPLLAQLTGAADAEPYRTRKGDGWLLTWSGATLLGASRW
- a CDS encoding HU family DNA-binding protein, whose translation is MNKAELIEALAVKLGDKKTATIALDAFISEVQNAVAKGDKVSLTGFGSWEKRSRNARTARNPRTGEPVKVKKTSVAAFRPGNTFRELVASGKPAKAAGAKKTAVAKTAVTKAAPAKKTTATKTAAKATATKATATAKKTATTAATKKATAAKTAPATKATTATKAATGTKAATATKAATKAATAKKTAAKTAPATKAATAKKTAAKTAPAKKATTKTAAAKKTTARKTATPAAAPARAKGAATAKAAANRKAR
- the leuD gene encoding 3-isopropylmalate dehydratase small subunit codes for the protein MDKFVTHSGKVMPLRRSDVDTDQIIPAVYLKRVTRTGFEDGLFSAWREDPDFVLHNPAHAGATILVAGPNFGTGSSRQHAVWALRDWGFKAVIAARFGDIFRGNALKEGLLPVQLDQKVVESLWDLAESEPEKQITVDLADRVVRVDDAAYSFPIDDFSRWRLMEGLDDIGLTLRHEDAISAYEKGRPAFKPVVTL